In the genome of Nitrosopumilus sp., the window TTCAATTTGATTTCCTAGTGGTTGATGATAATTTGAAGCCTTTAAGATCTATTGCACAAGAAGAAGGCAGGGATTATCTTTATTCTCCATCTGGACAATACATACTTGATATGATTGTAAAAGAAGATCCTGGCACTGTTAATTATGTTGTTTGGGTTTATGGATTAGCTCGTGAAGGCATAGTTCCAAATGTTGCATCTGATTTTCTTAAAATCCCTGTAACAATTTATGCAGGTGATGGCACAATTCCTTCTATTCCTGATCCTGTTCCAACTCAAGAAATCCCCTCATGGATTAAGAATAATGCAGGATGGTGGGCTGATGGGGCAATAGATGATGATTCTTTTGTCCAAGGAATTCAATTTTTGATCAAAGAAGGAATTATGAAGATTCCTCCAACTTCTCAGGGTGCTGCTGGTGGAAGTAATGAAATCCCCTCATGGATTAAGAATAATGCAGGATGGTGGGCTGATGGGGCAATAGATGATGATTCTTTTGTTGGTGGTATTCAATTCCTTATTGAAGAAGGAATTATGAGCGTATCTTCCTAGTCTACATTCAAATTGTGAATACTATCTAAAAATTTCTAGTAATCATGGTTGGTCTTTTCAAACATCCTAAACGTAAAATCAAAAAATTACTCAAAGACGGTGAATATGATGAAGCAATAAAATTTGGTCAAGGTTTAGAATCTGAATATTCTGATGATCATGATTTTATGTTTATCATGGGCAGTGCTTTTTTTATTGTTGATGATGCAAAAAGAGCATTACCTTATTTCCAAAAAGCATTTGAATTAGATAATGATGATGTTGAGACTCTTACTTTGAAAACAAATGTACATTTGGCCTTGGAGCAGAAAAATGAAGCAATTGAATGTTGTCAACGTATTCTTAAACTTGAACCAAAAAACACTGAAGCTCAACAACTACTTGATGAACTTGAATCAGTGTAATTTTTGAAATTATTATTTCTTTTTCATTTCATATGCATTTTTCATTAACCAATTACAAAATGCTGTGACATTCTCATCAAAATCAGTCCATATGTGCACTGAATGAGGTAGAATGTCTATTTTCCATTCATCTGTAAACACCCTTACTCCTTCTTTATTTTCATACATGTATGCATCTTCTGTTTTTACTTCTCCTAACATTTCAACTGCTTTTTGTTTGATAATTTCTCTATCTATTGGAAATCTTTTTCTGTCATAATCTATAATTAAACTCAAATCTCTTTTTCCATATTTTTCAAATTCTTCTATCTTTCCTTGTTTTGGAAAATTTACAATCAATTTGATGCTGTATTTTTTACCAACTTCTTTTCCTATTTCTACAATTCTGGTATATGCCATTGCAGGGTTTTTGTTCAAAAGAAATCTAATTTGAGCAAGATCTTTTTTTAATTGTGCCTGCAAATCTTCTACTAATTCAGAAAATATCATAATTCATTATTGAGAAATTCCTATTATAACCATTAATTTCTCTCAAGATTGGTTTTTTTAGAACTTGTACTAGTTGCTAGTATGGCCATGCCTATGGATTTTGATGGAATGAGAACCGATGATGCTTCATTAAGAACTGATAATGTGGATGATTACAAAAGAACCTGCATTGATTTTATCGAAGACATATCTCATGATTATGAGGCATGGGTTGACTATTACAAATTGCCTGAAGACGAAGATAAACGACGCCGTGCAGGAATTCGTGCTACCATTACTAGAACAAATGAATGGATTGCAAAAGTCGCTCAATCCATTAAGGCAGTTGATGTTGTCATGAATGATGGTATTCAAAAGATGGCAGAATCTACTGCTGGAAAACCTCTTGAAATTGGCGTTTTTGTAAATCACAAATCTGGATACACTGAAACAAATCCTGGCATAATTGATGTCAATGTCAAGGGTGCTGGAAGAGAAGGAAGAAAAATGAAACTTGGATTTCATTTTAAAGATGACCGATTTAGAATAGAATCTACATGTGATGCATATTTGGATGAGGTGGATCTCCCTACTCAAGAATCTGACATGTTAGATGTTCACTTGAAACTTCATGCAGAAAATGGAAAGCCTCGTGATGTCATTTCCTTTACTGTAACTCTAAGTGAGATTGAAAATGATGTGGAGTTTGATAGACGCGGCGTTTCAACTATTGTACATTTGGTATAGCTTCACGTACAACTTCTTCATCTATATACTCCATAAATTTTCCAGTATTTTCGAGTTTTATTGAATTAATTTCTTCTAGATCTTTCAAGGAATTCATCTTCAAAAATCCTTCAGAGGCAGTATACAAGATTTCGTCAATATAGAATGTTCTTGCATTGCCCATTCCGTAATAACGTGAATCTTCGGCAGAGTGAGTTACTGTACCTTTAAGATTAAATCCTTCAGATTTATCCAAATCAAATACATAGAACCCACTCCATCTGTTGTACTCTGGGGCAAACATCTTGGAACTTGAATTTTCGTTTAGATTTTTAGCGTCTCCACTTATCGGTACTGATAGGACACCGCTCTTTTTATCAAAAAAGAATGCCTTATGATCATACAATGCTTCTGAATGTGTTGAACTGTCTCCTATTACAAATTCATCGGCAACTTTTGGATTATTCACATCTGCTACATTAAACAATGCAATTTTGATTCCAAGTTGTTGTACTCTGCCATTCTCTATTTCTTTTGTGTCCCTGCCCAATCCAATCACATGTTCTTCATCATATGGATGCAAATAGTTTGAAAATCCTGGAATCTTTAGTTCTCCTAAAATCTTTGGTGTATCCGAAGATAAGTCAATTACGAAGAACGGGTCGATTTGTTGGAATGTGACTAGGTAAAGTGTATTCCCCATGAATCGTGCTGAGAAAATACTCTCATCTGGTGCAATATCTTCTAGTTCCCCTACTCTGTTTAGCTGTTCATCAAGTATGTATACTGCATTTGCTCTAACTGTACCCTGATGTTGAATATAGTATTCTGTGGTTGTTGCAACTCTAAATCTATCTCCATTTTCGTCCATAGAGAATTGGTTTAGCAATCTTCCTGGAACAGAACCCTTTGCAACATATTCTATTTTGTCTTCATTGATTGAAATTTTATGAATAATTGTTTTTCTTGTATCTTCTTGAATTTTTGCATCATACTCGTTTAGCGCTTCTCTTATTTTCTCAAACAATTTCTCTTTTACCTGTTTATCCATCTCATTGTAGGAATCTTGCATTAGTTCTGAGATCTTTATCCATTGCTCAGATGAACTCAATGAAGAATCTTTTTGGATATTTTTTATTTTGTCTTGAATATTATTTGGTAGTAAGGGAACAATCACATCATAGAATCTATCTCGTGAAGAGTTTTCATAAAATCCGAATGGCATATTTTGTTGATATGTCAAATAGAAGTTGTTCTCTGAAACATAAAATGAACCTGTATATCCCATCAAAAAAGTCTCAGAGTTTATTGTATCTCCAAATATGTCGATTGCAGTTAGTGTGTTGAAGTTTGAAAATTCTTCAACATTGTCAAAGTAAAATGCTTCTGGAGTCATGATTCTTACAGAATTTTCCATGATTACTGGAAGTCTTGGGTATTGGTGATTGATATTGCTGTTTGTAACAAAATATGCATAGTCTCCAATCATTCTTGCATCTCTGAAATGACCATCAATCGAATAGTCTTTGAGAATAGTTGGGTTTTCCTTATCTGATACATCTACAATCAACGCATGAGTAACTGGGCTGTAAGATGGTCGTGGAACAAAGTCAAACTGTGGAATTACCTCCTCATCACTTTGTCCGTTGTAAAATATTACCAGTCTGTCATTGTTGAGGAACATATTTTGAATATATTGAGATTCAATGTCTAGAGCAATTTTGAGAATTAGCTTTGCATCTTCTGCTGGATATGCATCAATTATTGATAATGTGTTTCTTGAAACAATATAGACATATTTTGAATCATTTTTGAGATAGTCTGGCTCATCTACATTTTGTACCTGGACATTTGTTGTTGAATAATCAGTTCCACCTGCCACTTTTGAATTTTCATTTGATGGCATTGGTTCTGCTGCTGGAACAGGAGCTCCCGTGGAAACTGCTGACTCCATCATGGCATCATCCATTGCCATAGTTCTGATTCTGGGATCATAGAATGCTCCTCCAAAAGATGAAGTTGTTTCAAGGATTGATACTAGCTCTTCTTGAGATGAAATCCTCTTAATGTCATTTGTTCCTTCAAAGAATTTAGAAATCGATTTATCTACATAGATGATTTCTGGCTCTATAGTTTCAGTCACCGTTCTTATCTGTGGTTCTTGATCAAAACCAATTGCATACATTATGCCTGCTGTTGCAATTACCGAAATGACTACTGCAATTGGAATTATTATTTTTGAACTCATTTTTATCATCTTTTCTGAATCATCGGTTTTAGTGATTACTATTCTTTGGTAGTTTGGAATAAAAGGATTAGTGAAAATCCAATTTTACCAAACAATTTACATATACCAGATTTACACTACCAACTCTAATGTCCTTTGATGAAAATTCTGGAGATGAGTTTACAGAAAAAATCAAAATTCTTGCAACTGATGATGACAAAATAAAGTCTTTTGGTGAGTTATTTACCAATGATTCTAGTCGTGAAATCTTACAATTGCTGTTCAATGAAGAATTAACTGCAAATCAAATTGCACAAAAAACAAAAATCTCACTTCAATTGGTGAAATACCACTTAATCAAACTACAAGATTTAGGTATTGTAAAAATCTCTAAAATTGAAAAAAATTCAAAATCTCAAGATATGAAAGTTTACACTGCCACAAAATTTAGTATTGTTATTGTTCCTCCAAAACTTTCTGAAAAAACTAAAGAAAGTAAATTGCTTGTACGTTCTTTTCGACATATTTACAAAGTAGCCGGACTTGGAATTGCAACTGGAATTTCTGGATTACTTTCATTATCTCAATTACCAAAAAGTAAAGAAATTTCTTTAGATGATTCAATTACAAGTAGACAGTTTGCTGTTGAAGAGTCTTCTAAAAAGATTGAATCTTCTGAATTTCTTGCAAGAGATGAATCGTCGGAACCTGTGGCTGCTTCTGCACCAATGATAGAATCGGAAACAGAAGATTTTGAACACAACGCTGTTGATATTGCAGAAACAATTGTTGATCCTGATGCTGTTTTTTCTGCAACTGATTTATTCTTGCCTCTTGTTGCAATTACAATTATTCTTGCTGGTTTGACTATGTTCTATCTGTGGAAATCAAAGTCAAAATAACTATGAATCAAGCGTAACTTCAATTGTGACTCTTTTCTCTTTTGCTCTTTCTTCTCCTGGGTATTTTAAAATTGAAATTTTTTTATCTAGTTCTTCATCTTTGACAAGCTTTGCTTTCCCTGAAAATATTTGATCCTTGTATTTTATTTTAACATCTGGATTGTTTACTGCATTTTGGAACCAATCGCCATCTGGTCTGTGTCGTGAAAAATAGATTTTTCCATTATAATTTACTGCTCTGAGCATTACCGAATGTTCTTTGCCTGTCTTTCTCCCTTTGGTGGTTAGAATTGGCCTGAACAACTCTTCTTTAATTTCCATGCGTGATTCTCTTCTGTCAAGTAATTTAACCTCATTGCTAGAAAATTCTGATATTCGATATGATAAGCAAATCTGTTGATTTGGCTACATGTCCGTAAAACTAGAAGGAATGCCAAACAATTTGGCCACTGCAGATACTTTTACTGGAAAAAAAGTCATAGATAGAGAAGGAATTGAATATGGCAAAGTCAAACATATTCACATCAATCAAGAAACACTAGCTGTGAACGGCGTCACTATTCATCAGGGATTCCGTAGAGATTATTTTCTATCTGAAGATTATATTGACAAATTTTCTGAGGAAACATTACTTCTTAGCAGGCCTCCTGTGAGAACTGGAATCCAAGTAACTGATATTGACAGACACAAAATTGGCAAAGTAAAAAGATTGCACAAGAATTCTGACACCAATGAATTAGAATCAATTGAGGTCAGTGACGGTTTGATGCATTCTAAAATTCTATCAAAATCTGACATTTGGGGCGTCGGAGAAAAAGTCATTTTGCGAATGACCAAAGAAGAATTCAAAAAACTCGAATAATTTTTCTAACTTTCTTTTTTTAAAATCGATTTATTGATTACTCTGTTTTTTTAGAACAGATCTCGCATACAGGAATTCCTTCCTGAACTGATATCTCGACATTTGATGAGTGACATTTTTGACACAATCCTTTCATATCGTTCATCAGACATTTGGTCTTTAAATTTTTTATGAGGATCGAATAAACAAATACTTAGCAATTTATAATTGACAACTACGATCAATGTATTGTATTCAATAGAGACTAAATCCCTAACAAAATCTTTTGGCGATGTAATTGCAGTAAACGATGTTTCATTCTCTGTTAAAAAAGGAGAAATTTTTGGTTTCTTGGGACCTAATGGTGCTGGAAAAAGTACAACAATGATGATTCTTACTACTTTGCTAAAACCTACATCCGGAGAAGCTTTGATTGCTGGATTTGATGTTACTGCAAATCCAAAAAAAGTTAGAGAAAATATTGGATATGTCCAACAAGAATCTACCGTTGATGAGTATCTTACCGGTAGAGAAAATCTTTTACTTCAAGCAAAATTAAATCATATTCCAAAAAACCAAATCAACAAAAGAATTGATGATGTTTTAGAATTGATTGAACTTGTTGAAAAACAAGATCAACCCGTTGTAACTTATTCTGGAGGAATGAGAAAAAGACTAGATATTGCTGGGGGATTACTACATCGACCCAAAGTATTGTTTCTAGATGAGCCTACGGTTGGGTTGGACATTCAAACTCGTAGAAAGATTTGGGAATATATCAAGAAAATCCACACTGAATTTGAGATGACAATTTTTGTCTCTACTCACTATATGGAAGAAGCAGATCAGCTTTGTGATCGAGTTGGAATTATTGATGATGGAAAAATTCAAGTCATTGATTCCCCAGAAAACATGAAAAATGCCATGGGCAATGAAGTCATATCGATAATAATTGATGAAGGTAAAAACCATGAACCCTTCTTGACAGAGATTAAGAGCATAGAATTTGTAAATAAAATTAATCAGGATGGGTTGAAACTTACTTTATTTGCATCAAATGGAACAGAAGTGATTCCAAAGATTTTCCAAATCTCATCAGAACTTGAAATTAAAATCAAATCTATATCCTTAACTCAACCAACACTTGATGATGTTTTCATTTCTTATACTGGACATGAAATCAAAGATGATGATTCTGGATTTAATAGAAAACGTGAACATGCAAAGATGAAGAGGTTGCGTGCATGAACAGTTTGCTTTATGATACATACACAATATTTTGGAGAGAGTTAAAGAGATACAAAAAATCACGCAGCGGTGTTTTGATCAGATTGATACAACCTGCAATTTGGATCATAGTTATTGGCAATACTTTCTCTGGAACACAACCATTGATTCAATCTGTTGGTTTTGAAGGAGAATATATTGAATTTATGGCACCTGGTGTAATTATTCTCACTGCAATTTTTACCAGTATTTTTGGAGGTGTCAATACTTTATGGGATAGACGTTATGGTTTTATGAACAAGGCATTATCTTCTCCAATTTCCCGTTCTGCTATAGCATTAGGAAAGATGGCTGCAATCTCCTTGATTGCTGCATTACAAGCTAGTTTGATTTTGGGAATTGCTTTGGCAATTGGAGTTAATTTCCCTAACCCGATAATGATTGCACCAATCATGGCAATTGTTATTTTGTTTTCATTGGGATTTTCTGGAATCTCTGTAATGATTGCAGCTACTGCAAAGTCCCAGGAGACTTTTTGGGGCATGATCAATTTTCTTGGAATGCCATTATTCATGCTCAGTCCCGCATTATTTCCGTTGGAGTTACTTCCTGATTGGCTTGCAGTAATTGCTAAACTTAATCCAGTTACTTACACTGTGTTACTTGTTAGGGAACTTATGACTGGCGTTTCTGAGGGTGGAATCCCTATAATTTTGAGCCTTGGAATCTTGGTGGCATTTGTTTTTGCCATGGTTGGACTTGCAAGTTATGTGTTTACGCGTGAAGTAAACAAGCCTTTTTGACAATAATTGTAACATTAGCTAACCTTGGTAATGTTTCTCTAATTTTGAAATGAATACTCGTTGAAATTTCTTTATGCTACAATCATTGCTTTTACGGCTCTTTTAATCACTTCTTCTATTACTACATCTTATGGTTTTGAAAACTATGATCCGTTGGATACATGGGGACAATATGGCTTTTCAGAACCTGGCCATTTTGTCAACCCTCAGTATGTCGCAGTAGGTGAAGATGGGAGTGTGTATGTGACTGATTTTGGAAACAAACGCATTCAAAAATTTTCAAGTAACGGTGAATATCTTACACATTGGGGCAATAGCGGAAAACAATTAGGCGATTTTTACAATCCTTCTGGCATTGCAGTAAGTGATGACTCTGTGTTTGTTGTAGACAGAGACTTGAATCGCATTCAAAAGTTTTCTTTGGATGGAGAATTTATTAAAACATGGGGAAAGAAAGGAACCTCTGATGGCCAATTCTTTTATCCTAACGGAATAACAGTAAGCAATAACCTTCTATATGTTGTAGATACAGGAAATCAAAGAATCCAAATATTTTCTACTGATGGTGACTTTGTTTCATCATTTGGTTCTAGTGGGTTAGATCCTGGCCAATTTCTAAATGTTGTTGGTATTAGCTCGGATGTGGATGGAAATATTTTTGTTACTGATAAAGGAAATAACAAAATTGAAAAATTTAATGCTGATGGTGAGCTGTTAACATCATTTTCATTTTATTTTCCAAGTTATGTGTTTGCTCCAGAATCTATAGTTATTTCACCTTTTGGTGACATATTTGTAGTAAATTCTGCCGATGATAGAATTTTACATTTGAATGAGAATTCTGATTTACGTCTAAACCAATTTGCTCAAAACGGTCCATATCCTGATACTTTTGAGAATATCTCTGGGTTGGCAATTGGAATTAATGGTGAATTACTAGTACTTGATTCTAAAACACATGCTATCCAATTATTTGAAACTGAATTTTTTGAACAACCTGCAGAATCCTACTATGTTGCACCTGTTGAAGTTAGACCTCCTCACAGAGATCAAACTAAACCTGAAATCACTGCCCCTGACTCAATCGTAGTAGAGGCAGAAGATGTCCAAACAGATGTCTCTATTGGAATTGCCACAGCAACTGATGCAAGTGGAATTAAAACAATCATTAACAACGCTCCTGAAGGATTCAAGCCTGGAATCACCAATGTTATTTGGATAGCCTTTGATAATGCCGGACATAGCGCTACTGACTATCAGCGTATTACTGTAAACACATGTGGTCATAATCCTTCCACATACAATCTCATTGAAGGAACATCTGGAGATGATGTCATTTCTGGAACCGATGGAGATGATTTGATCTTTGGAATGGGAGGCAATGATCTAATCTCTGGAGGATTAGGAAATGATTGTATTTTTGGAGGTAGTGGAGATGATATTATTTCAGGTAATGAGGGTGATGATACAATTAAAGGAAATTCTGGTCATGACATTCTGAAAGGAAATTCTGGAAATGATTTGATCTATGCAAATTCTGGCTCTGATGTGATGGATGGCGGTGAATCATTTGATAGATGTCATGTTGATTCCGATAAAGATCTGACACTAAATTGTGAAGAATAGAAATAAACTATATAGTTCTATTACTCTATCTATCAGTATATTTTAAAAATAGAAAATGATCATGTCTCTTATACTGTAAAAATTATTTTTACAACATAATGACTTGTAAAAACGCAAAAAACATTGCAATATTTAGTATTGTTGCATTATGTGCAATAGGATCATTTGGAATCACAAATGTATTTGCTGAAGAATCTGAAGAGGCAACTACTGACTACTCAATGGCAGATGATGTAGAAGCTATTTTCACATTTACCTTCCGAGATGGGATTGAAGTACATAAATTCCCTATTTTTAAAATGGGTCAGAATTTTGTAGATAATAGCGGTGTTTCATTCACTGTTGAAGGAATAATTACTAAAGCTCCTCATTTGTACAAAGCACTCGATGAATCATTCTTCTACCGTTTACAAACAACTGGTGGTAGTAGTTATGAGTATGATTATCGTTACTTTGAAGTAGATGTTGATTTTGTCAAAAATGGCAATTCTGTAAAAACTCTGAACTACTATAACTGTGAAATTGAAGACTATCAGGTAACCACTCTCAATGATGACTATGAAAGTTATTTATCTTCTAAAACTGGATTTGCAGTAATAGATGAAATTGAATTTAATTGTGGTGGATTAGAAAAATCAGAACATTCTAAATCTAGAACTGTTGATAGAACACTTAATGACTTTGGTGCTCTTGACTATACATTTGCAAATGATGTTAGAACTAGTGTGACATTTGACTTTGATGATGGTATGGAAAAAATTGAATTCCCATACTTTGAGTTAGTTTCAGGATTTGCTGAAAGTGCAGATACTGTTAGTGCTCAATTCAAAGTAGAAAGTGTAGTTGGAGATTATCCCTTATTGTACAAAGCAATTGATAACGCCCGTAAAGTTTCTGGTTTAGGAACCGCATTCAACACTGATTTTGATGCCTTGGTGGAATTTACTAAAGACGGTCAAGTTCTAAGAGGCTTTGATTTCAGAGATTGTATTGTAGAGTCTGCAGAGATAACAACCTTGTCTGATAAAGAAGAGGGCTTTACAGGAAAAAGCGGCTTTGCTTTAGTTCAGGAAATTCAATTTCAATGTTCAGGACTTACCCCTATCAATGATCATT includes:
- a CDS encoding tetratricopeptide repeat protein produces the protein MVGLFKHPKRKIKKLLKDGEYDEAIKFGQGLESEYSDDHDFMFIMGSAFFIVDDAKRALPYFQKAFELDNDDVETLTLKTNVHLALEQKNEAIECCQRILKLEPKNTEAQQLLDELESV
- a CDS encoding beta-propeller domain-containing protein, with translation MSSKIIIPIAVVISVIATAGIMYAIGFDQEPQIRTVTETIEPEIIYVDKSISKFFEGTNDIKRISSQEELVSILETTSSFGGAFYDPRIRTMAMDDAMMESAVSTGAPVPAAEPMPSNENSKVAGGTDYSTTNVQVQNVDEPDYLKNDSKYVYIVSRNTLSIIDAYPAEDAKLILKIALDIESQYIQNMFLNNDRLVIFYNGQSDEEVIPQFDFVPRPSYSPVTHALIVDVSDKENPTILKDYSIDGHFRDARMIGDYAYFVTNSNINHQYPRLPVIMENSVRIMTPEAFYFDNVEEFSNFNTLTAIDIFGDTINSETFLMGYTGSFYVSENNFYLTYQQNMPFGFYENSSRDRFYDVIVPLLPNNIQDKIKNIQKDSSLSSSEQWIKISELMQDSYNEMDKQVKEKLFEKIREALNEYDAKIQEDTRKTIIHKISINEDKIEYVAKGSVPGRLLNQFSMDENGDRFRVATTTEYYIQHQGTVRANAVYILDEQLNRVGELEDIAPDESIFSARFMGNTLYLVTFQQIDPFFVIDLSSDTPKILGELKIPGFSNYLHPYDEEHVIGLGRDTKEIENGRVQQLGIKIALFNVADVNNPKVADEFVIGDSSTHSEALYDHKAFFFDKKSGVLSVPISGDAKNLNENSSSKMFAPEYNRWSGFYVFDLDKSEGFNLKGTVTHSAEDSRYYGMGNARTFYIDEILYTASEGFLKMNSLKDLEEINSIKLENTGKFMEYIDEEVVREAIPNVQ
- a CDS encoding winged helix-turn-helix domain-containing protein, with the translated sequence MSFDENSGDEFTEKIKILATDDDKIKSFGELFTNDSSREILQLLFNEELTANQIAQKTKISLQLVKYHLIKLQDLGIVKISKIEKNSKSQDMKVYTATKFSIVIVPPKLSEKTKESKLLVRSFRHIYKVAGLGIATGISGLLSLSQLPKSKEISLDDSITSRQFAVEESSKKIESSEFLARDESSEPVAASAPMIESETEDFEHNAVDIAETIVDPDAVFSATDLFLPLVAITIILAGLTMFYLWKSKSK
- a CDS encoding nitroreductase/quinone reductase family protein, whose amino-acid sequence is MEIKEELFRPILTTKGRKTGKEHSVMLRAVNYNGKIYFSRHRPDGDWFQNAVNNPDVKIKYKDQIFSGKAKLVKDEELDKKISILKYPGEERAKEKRVTIEVTLDS
- a CDS encoding ATP-binding cassette domain-containing protein — its product is MYSIETKSLTKSFGDVIAVNDVSFSVKKGEIFGFLGPNGAGKSTTMMILTTLLKPTSGEALIAGFDVTANPKKVRENIGYVQQESTVDEYLTGRENLLLQAKLNHIPKNQINKRIDDVLELIELVEKQDQPVVTYSGGMRKRLDIAGGLLHRPKVLFLDEPTVGLDIQTRRKIWEYIKKIHTEFEMTIFVSTHYMEEADQLCDRVGIIDDGKIQVIDSPENMKNAMGNEVISIIIDEGKNHEPFLTEIKSIEFVNKINQDGLKLTLFASNGTEVIPKIFQISSELEIKIKSISLTQPTLDDVFISYTGHEIKDDDSGFNRKREHAKMKRLRA
- a CDS encoding ABC transporter permease: MNSLLYDTYTIFWRELKRYKKSRSGVLIRLIQPAIWIIVIGNTFSGTQPLIQSVGFEGEYIEFMAPGVIILTAIFTSIFGGVNTLWDRRYGFMNKALSSPISRSAIALGKMAAISLIAALQASLILGIALAIGVNFPNPIMIAPIMAIVILFSLGFSGISVMIAATAKSQETFWGMINFLGMPLFMLSPALFPLELLPDWLAVIAKLNPVTYTVLLVRELMTGVSEGGIPIILSLGILVAFVFAMVGLASYVFTREVNKPF
- a CDS encoding 6-bladed beta-propeller yields the protein MKFLYATIIAFTALLITSSITTSYGFENYDPLDTWGQYGFSEPGHFVNPQYVAVGEDGSVYVTDFGNKRIQKFSSNGEYLTHWGNSGKQLGDFYNPSGIAVSDDSVFVVDRDLNRIQKFSLDGEFIKTWGKKGTSDGQFFYPNGITVSNNLLYVVDTGNQRIQIFSTDGDFVSSFGSSGLDPGQFLNVVGISSDVDGNIFVTDKGNNKIEKFNADGELLTSFSFYFPSYVFAPESIVISPFGDIFVVNSADDRILHLNENSDLRLNQFAQNGPYPDTFENISGLAIGINGELLVLDSKTHAIQLFETEFFEQPAESYYVAPVEVRPPHRDQTKPEITAPDSIVVEAEDVQTDVSIGIATATDASGIKTIINNAPEGFKPGITNVIWIAFDNAGHSATDYQRITVNTCGHNPSTYNLIEGTSGDDVISGTDGDDLIFGMGGNDLISGGLGNDCIFGGSGDDIISGNEGDDTIKGNSGHDILKGNSGNDLIYANSGSDVMDGGESFDRCHVDSDKDLTLNCEE